In the genome of Dermacentor variabilis isolate Ectoservices chromosome 5, ASM5094787v1, whole genome shotgun sequence, one region contains:
- the LOC142583585 gene encoding uncharacterized protein LOC142583585 has translation MNALTKFAYNRRGFVSNYAHAAYVANVSRLLASGSCNRNNSFFAFRLLNATDNATLSTNFLLLQVPRFAKDIASVTLRVTNVTADESAQHESPLANDPGNSMRKSTAPTTGDTLQNMSSAGQKVTDSTGSNYHGLPSTAESLGGVVHTSPREQPEEEATNTTEAKSNVHEVDLSTDGVALFVWLSAGKIRGRFSDNGFVMTERQLSVTFTSDLSVTSEQLRSNLTVTCLNCLWKHHYSPMVEARA, from the exons ATGAACGCACTGACAAAATTTGCATACAACCGGCGAGGTTTC GTGTCTAACTACGCCCACGCTGCATACGTGGCCAACGTGTCCAGGCTGCTGGCTTCGGGTTCATGCAACCGCAACAACAGTTTCTTCGCTTTCCGCCTGCTGAACGCGACCGACAACGCGACACTGTCCACGAACTTTCTGCTCTTGCAAGTGCCTCGCTTTGCAAAGGACATCGCGTCCGTCACGCTGAGA GTTACTAACGTCACGGCTGACGAATCTGCACAGCATGAATCACCACTGGCTAACGATCCCGGGAATTCGATGCGGAAAAGCACCGCGCCGACAACCGGTGACACCTTACAGAACATGTCTTCGGCCGGACAGAAAGTCACAGACAGCACTGGGTCAAACTATCACGGccttccgtcgaccgccgaatcCTTGGGAGGTGTCGTCCACACGTCACCTCGAGAACAGCCAGAGGAGGAGGCTACAAACACGACAGAAGCGAAGTCTAACGTTCACGAGGTCGACCTGTCCACGGACGGCGTTGCGCTGTTCGTTTGGCTCTCGGCCGGCAAAATTAGAGGTCGCTTCTCGGACAACGGCTTCGTCATGACCGAACGCCAGCTCAGCGTCACTTTCACGAGTGACCTGTCGGTGACCTCAGAGCAGCTTCGCTCTAACCTCACGGTCACTTGCCTGAACTGCCTGTGGAAGCACCACTACTCGCCAATGGTTGAGGCGAGAGCGTAG